Proteins from a single region of Candidatus Amarolinea dominans:
- a CDS encoding carboxylate-amine ligase, protein MAQQPSLNIGISEEYQIIDPETRELRSIISRVMDSERLILREQDAQGDVLVELPATLEMGTPVCANIKEARQALVQQRLGVMKLAEKRGYVVALAGTHPITSWRTPGIPRPGHIEGLVSGRDMLAQRLLIFGTHVHIGIEDPELCIDVMNVIRYMVPHMLALSTSSPFWSGRNTGLKSYRNVLLENLPRSGIPHHFASWSEYRQYVDMLLATHCIDHERQIYWDLRPHWRLPTLQFRVFDACTTIDEALAVAALVQATVAWLVELRRHNMMFRDYTRSLVAENKWRAVRYGLDGKLVDFGKEQQFSAKQLVRELLRLVDPVVDELGSREELEFAYSIIEQGTSADRQLRIYEENNHDLRAVVDYLIAETRKGLD, encoded by the coding sequence ATGGCCCAACAGCCCAGCCTGAACATTGGCATTAGCGAAGAATACCAGATCATTGACCCGGAGACGCGCGAACTGCGTTCGATCATCTCGCGCGTGATGGATAGCGAGCGGCTTATCCTGCGCGAACAGGATGCGCAGGGGGACGTCCTGGTGGAATTGCCGGCCACGCTGGAGATGGGCACGCCTGTGTGTGCCAACATCAAAGAAGCGCGCCAGGCCCTGGTGCAGCAGCGGCTGGGCGTCATGAAACTGGCCGAGAAGCGCGGGTATGTGGTGGCCCTGGCCGGCACGCACCCGATCACCTCCTGGCGCACACCCGGCATTCCGCGCCCCGGTCACATCGAGGGTTTGGTGTCGGGACGTGACATGCTGGCGCAGCGACTCCTGATCTTCGGCACGCATGTGCATATCGGCATCGAAGACCCGGAACTGTGCATTGACGTGATGAATGTCATCCGCTACATGGTGCCGCACATGCTGGCTCTCAGCACCAGCTCGCCATTTTGGAGCGGTCGCAACACCGGGTTGAAATCGTACCGCAACGTGCTGCTTGAAAACTTGCCGCGCAGCGGCATCCCGCACCACTTCGCCTCGTGGAGTGAATACCGCCAGTACGTTGACATGCTGCTGGCTACCCACTGCATTGATCACGAACGCCAGATCTACTGGGATTTGCGGCCCCATTGGCGCCTGCCCACGCTGCAATTCCGTGTCTTCGACGCCTGCACCACCATAGATGAAGCGCTGGCCGTGGCCGCACTGGTGCAGGCCACCGTGGCCTGGCTGGTGGAACTGCGGCGCCACAACATGATGTTCCGCGACTACACGCGCAGCCTGGTCGCCGAAAACAAATGGCGCGCCGTGCGCTACGGCCTGGATGGCAAGCTGGTGGACTTTGGCAAGGAACAGCAGTTCTCTGCCAAGCAACTGGTGCGCGAGCTGTTACGTCTGGTTGACCCCGTAGTGGATGAACTGGGTAGCCGCGAGGAGCTCGAGTTCGCCTATTCGATCATCGAACAGGGCACCAGCGCCGACCGTCAGTTGCGCATCTACGAGGAGAACAACCATGACTTGCGGGCCGTGGTAGACTATTTGATTGCCGAAACACGCAAGGGGTTGGACTGA
- a CDS encoding esterase family protein, with translation MNREYYKWYSPTLNREMELLVFGHGGARMIVFPTSRARFFEYEDRSMVAALGDHIESGRLQLFCVDSVDAESFYARAAHPSGRIVRHLQYEQYLIHELLPFVWSKNLTPFTIVHGCSFGAYHAINFALRHPELVNRAIGLSGKYQMRGFFDGYDDDNIYSNNPSDYVPNEHDSGRLEQIKKVDLIMVIGEHDPAYQNNRELSSALWSKNIWHAFRSWNGWAHDWPYWQQMIRRYIGGA, from the coding sequence ATGAATCGTGAATACTACAAATGGTATAGCCCAACGCTGAACCGGGAGATGGAATTGCTGGTCTTCGGGCACGGGGGGGCGCGCATGATTGTCTTTCCAACCTCGCGCGCCCGTTTCTTTGAATATGAAGACCGGAGCATGGTCGCGGCGCTTGGCGATCACATCGAGAGCGGCAGATTGCAGCTCTTTTGCGTGGACAGCGTGGATGCCGAGAGTTTCTACGCGCGCGCGGCACATCCTAGCGGGCGCATCGTGCGCCACCTCCAATACGAGCAATACCTGATCCACGAGTTGCTGCCCTTCGTGTGGTCCAAGAACCTGACACCGTTTACCATTGTCCATGGCTGCAGCTTCGGAGCCTACCACGCCATCAACTTTGCCCTGCGCCACCCGGAACTGGTCAACCGAGCCATTGGGTTGAGCGGCAAGTATCAGATGCGCGGTTTCTTCGATGGCTATGACGACGATAACATTTACTCCAACAACCCCAGTGACTACGTGCCCAATGAGCATGACTCCGGACGGCTTGAGCAGATCAAAAAAGTTGACCTGATCATGGTCATCGGTGAGCATGACCCGGCATACCAGAACAATCGCGAGCTATCCAGTGCGCTGTGGAGCAAGAATATCTGGCACGCTTTTCGGTCGTGGAACGGATGGGCGCACGATTGGCCCTACTGGCAGCAAATGATCCGCAGGTACATCGGCGGCGCCTGA
- a CDS encoding Trm112 family protein, with amino-acid sequence MILRKILGEQKAIDLSGAENTGPSEAEALKETELGGDLSPDLLKILVCPLDRGPLTLSADGKWLINPRNGYRYPIRDGIPVMLIDEGRKYQDASLIAQPA; translated from the coding sequence ATGATTCTGCGCAAGATCCTGGGCGAACAGAAGGCGATTGACTTGAGCGGCGCAGAAAACACAGGCCCGTCAGAAGCCGAAGCGTTGAAAGAGACTGAACTGGGCGGCGACCTCAGCCCGGACCTGTTGAAGATCCTGGTATGCCCGTTGGACAGGGGGCCTCTGACCCTCAGCGCGGATGGCAAATGGCTCATCAACCCCCGCAATGGCTACCGGTATCCCATTCGTGACGGCATCCCCGTGATGTTGATTGACGAAGGGCGCAAGTATCAGGATGCCAGCCTGATCGCCCAACCCGCGTAA
- a CDS encoding VWA domain-containing protein produces MARQQAGKRSVTRTQRKRGRYIKARPVHDHPTDIAFDATIRTAAPYQLQRAHLRAERAVAFAVQRRDLQQKVRVRRTANLVLFVVDASWSMAAAERMEATKGAILSLLMDAYQRRDQVGLVVFQKDRARLILPPTSSVDLAERALRTIPVGGKTPLSSGLLLAYEICLAARQRDQEVLPIIILLTDGAGNVTMTGMPPQEEATRMAGLIKANHLRSVVINMEHVAFDRGLARNLADAMGAPCFTLPELRTEVLVRTVREHLKP; encoded by the coding sequence TTGGCCCGTCAACAGGCGGGCAAACGCTCTGTCACCCGCACGCAACGCAAGCGCGGCCGCTACATCAAGGCGCGGCCAGTACACGATCACCCAACCGACATTGCCTTCGATGCCACGATTCGAACGGCCGCGCCCTATCAGTTGCAGCGTGCCCATCTGCGCGCGGAGCGGGCGGTTGCCTTTGCCGTTCAACGCCGCGATTTGCAGCAGAAGGTGCGCGTGCGCCGCACCGCCAATCTCGTGCTGTTCGTGGTTGATGCCAGTTGGTCCATGGCCGCGGCCGAGCGCATGGAAGCCACCAAAGGGGCCATTCTCTCGCTGCTCATGGACGCCTATCAGCGGCGTGACCAGGTTGGGCTGGTGGTGTTTCAGAAGGATCGTGCGCGCCTGATCTTGCCGCCTACTTCCAGCGTGGATCTGGCGGAACGAGCGCTGCGCACCATTCCGGTGGGTGGCAAGACGCCTCTGAGCAGTGGCTTGCTGCTGGCGTATGAGATTTGCCTGGCGGCTCGCCAACGTGACCAGGAGGTGCTGCCGATCATCATCCTGCTCACCGACGGGGCCGGCAATGTCACCATGACGGGAATGCCGCCCCAAGAGGAAGCCACGCGCATGGCAGGCCTGATCAAGGCGAACCATTTACGTAGCGTGGTCATCAACATGGAACATGTGGCGTTCGATCGTGGCCTGGCGCGCAATCTGGCCGACGCGATGGGCGCGCCCTGCTTCACACTGCCTGAGTTACGCACCGAGGTGTTGGTGCGCACCGTGCGCGAACACCTCAAGCCGTAA